Genomic segment of Clostridia bacterium:
GCGTCGTTGACGTAGTTTTTGACCTCGTTTTTGTCGCGGCTGATCCAAGCGTAGCGGTTTTTCTCGGACAGGAAGGGTTTTTCGTACCGTTTGTAGCGGTATTTGTTGATGATGGTGGCGGGGTTGCGGCTGTCGATGAAGCCGATGAGCGTACTGCTGACTACGTTGCCGACGAAGGCCTTGGCGCCGTCGAACGCGTTGGGCGATAGCAGCACCGCGCCCATCACACTGTCCCCGTATTGCTCGGTGAAGGCCAAAGTGATGACCGCGCCGTAGCCCATACCCACCATGACGAGGGGTAGGCGGTAGCTGGACAAAGCGAAACTCACCAGTTGATGCAAGTCGTCCACCGTGTCGAAAAAACTGTCGCCCACCACTTCGCCGCGCTTGTCGTAGCCGCCCGCCGTCCTGCCGTGACCGCGGAGATCGGGCGCCAATACGAGGTAGCCGTTGGCGTTGAGGAAGTCGGCGTAGTCCGCAAGGCGTTTGCCGTAGTCGCCAGCGTCGTGCACCAAAACCACCACGCCGCGAGGCGCGTCCGCGTCTTCCCACGCCGTGCAGAAGATTTTGGTGCCTTTGTTTTCGTAGAAGAACTCTTGCATAGTCCTATTATATCAATAAAACCATATTTTTC
This window contains:
- a CDS encoding alpha/beta hydrolase, giving the protein MQEFFYENKGTKIFCTAWEDADAPRGVVVLVHDAGDYGKRLADYADFLNANGYLVLAPDLRGHGRTAGGYDKRGEVVGDSFFDTVDDLHQLVSFALSSYRLPLVMVGMGYGAVITLAFTEQYGDSVMGAVLLSPNAFDGAKAFVGNVVSSTLIGFIDSRNPATIINKYRYKRYEKPFLSEKNRYAWISRDKNEVKNYVNDAYCGAQFSFSLGFEQSFYRGATKTSFAKRMRAIPADLPILLLGGDGDPVCEYGLGLKKLHAHLQKAGKKKCVMRVYRHARHDLLRETNRDEVYMDTLTFINLCFGK